A window of Fictibacillus halophilus contains these coding sequences:
- the sigE gene encoding RNA polymerase sporulation sigma factor SigE: protein MFNKWRLKMTMYWYKLLFKLGLKSDEIYYIGGNEALPPPLSKEEEAVLLEKLPSGDQAAKSLLIERNLRLVVYIARKFENTGINIEDLISIGTIGLIKAVNTFNPEKKIKLATYASRCIENEILMYLRRNNKTRSEVSFDEPLNVDWDGNELLLSDVLGTEDDIITRRIEANVDRKLLLKALFTLNDREKQIMELRFGLSGGEEKTQKDVADMLGISQSYISRLEKRIIKRLQKEFNKMV from the coding sequence ATGTTCAATAAGTGGCGTTTAAAGATGACAATGTACTGGTATAAGTTACTATTTAAGTTGGGGCTCAAGTCAGACGAGATTTATTACATTGGTGGAAACGAAGCTTTACCTCCTCCGCTTAGTAAAGAAGAAGAAGCGGTTTTGCTTGAAAAGCTTCCTTCTGGTGATCAAGCTGCCAAATCTCTTTTGATCGAAAGAAATCTTCGCTTAGTCGTATACATTGCACGAAAGTTTGAGAATACAGGGATTAACATTGAAGATTTAATCAGTATAGGAACGATAGGCTTGATTAAAGCAGTGAACACGTTCAACCCAGAAAAAAAGATCAAGCTCGCCACTTATGCGTCAAGGTGTATTGAAAACGAAATTTTGATGTATTTACGCCGTAACAACAAGACGCGTTCAGAAGTATCATTCGATGAACCGTTAAATGTGGATTGGGACGGAAACGAACTTTTGCTCTCAGATGTTCTAGGTACTGAAGACGATATTATAACGCGAAGAATTGAGGCTAATGTAGATCGTAAACTTTTATTAAAAGCGCTATTTACATTAAATGATCGTGAAAAACAGATCATGGAGCTTCGCTTCGGTCTATCAGGTGGTGAAGAGAAAACACAAAAGGATGTTGCAGATATGCTCGGTATTTCTCAGTCATATATTTCAAGGCTTGAAAAAAGGATCATAAAGAGACTCCAAAAAGAATTTAATAAAATGGTTTAG
- the sigG gene encoding RNA polymerase sporulation sigma factor SigG: MTRNKVEICGVDTSKLPVLKNPEMRILFDKMHKGDPDARETLVNGNLRLVLSVIQRFNNRGEHVDDLFQVGCIGLMKSIDNFDLGQNVKFSTYAVPMIIGEIRRYLRDNNPIRVSRSLRDIAYKALQVRDQLMNKLSREPTAQQIAEALDVPKEEVVFALDAIQDPVSLFEPIYNDGGDPIFVMDQISDDKAKDMQWIEEIALKEGMRRLNDREKMILTMRFFQGKTQMEVADEIGISQAQVSRLEKAAISQMNKNIQSS; the protein is encoded by the coding sequence TTGACAAGAAATAAAGTTGAGATTTGCGGAGTTGACACATCAAAGCTTCCTGTTTTAAAAAATCCAGAGATGCGTATTCTTTTTGATAAGATGCATAAAGGTGATCCTGATGCACGCGAAACTTTGGTCAACGGAAACCTCAGACTCGTTCTGAGTGTCATTCAACGGTTCAACAACCGCGGAGAGCATGTAGATGATTTATTTCAAGTAGGTTGTATTGGGCTGATGAAGTCCATAGACAATTTTGATCTAGGTCAGAATGTTAAGTTTTCTACCTATGCGGTTCCGATGATCATTGGTGAGATTCGCCGGTATCTTCGAGACAATAACCCGATAAGAGTTTCAAGAAGCTTAAGGGATATCGCATATAAAGCACTGCAAGTTCGAGATCAGCTTATGAACAAACTATCTCGGGAGCCAACCGCACAACAGATTGCAGAAGCTCTAGATGTACCGAAAGAAGAAGTGGTCTTTGCACTTGATGCCATCCAAGATCCCGTGTCACTATTCGAACCGATCTACAATGATGGCGGTGATCCGATCTTTGTTATGGATCAAATCAGCGATGATAAAGCAAAAGACATGCAGTGGATTGAGGAAATTGCTTTAAAAGAAGGAATGCGACGTTTGAATGATAGAGAAAAAATGATCTTAACGATGCGTTTCTTTCAAGGAAAAACGCAAATGGAAGTAGCAGATGAGATCGGTATATCACAGGCGCAAGTATCAAGACTTGAAAAAGCAGCGATCTCTCAGATGAATAAGAATATCCAAAGCAGCTAA
- a CDS encoding YlmC/YmxH family sporulation protein: MNKISDFQVKDVVNVANGKKLGHIADLEINLNTGKIDAIIIPGAGKMLGFFARENDIVIPWRNIVKIGADVILVRHMEASELNEYVKEPFDQLK, encoded by the coding sequence ATGAATAAGATATCAGATTTTCAAGTGAAAGATGTTGTTAACGTTGCGAATGGAAAGAAGCTTGGTCATATAGCTGATCTTGAAATCAATTTAAATACTGGAAAGATAGATGCGATCATCATCCCTGGTGCAGGAAAGATGCTTGGTTTTTTTGCAAGAGAAAACGACATCGTGATACCTTGGAGAAATATAGTGAAGATCGGTGCAGATGTTATTCTTGTAAGACATATGGAAGCTAGTGAATTAAATGAATATGTTAAAGAACCGTTTGATCAATTGAAATAA
- the pgeF gene encoding peptidoglycan editing factor PgeF, translating into MNTFEQSGKHLALKSWMKINSKVLAGFTTREGGNSTMPFDSMNMGFHVNDDPDKVRQNRKFFSEDISFPVENWVGSKQVHAANIVKVTKEDRGLGSLDFETALPDTDGLYTSDENILLTSLYADCVPLYFFSPNDHLIGLAHAGWKGTVAKIGPAMINTWHVEENVDVKSVLAAIGPSIGHCCYEVDDRVINEVKVALDGHAEDSVYKKNTAGNYQLNLKKLNEILLLRAGVLPENIIVSDQCTSCQNDVFFSHRKDNGKTGRMMSYIGRKGD; encoded by the coding sequence ATGAACACATTTGAGCAATCTGGAAAGCATCTTGCACTAAAGAGTTGGATGAAGATAAATTCTAAGGTTCTAGCGGGTTTCACAACTCGTGAAGGCGGGAATAGTACAATGCCCTTTGATTCTATGAACATGGGTTTTCATGTGAATGATGATCCTGATAAGGTTAGGCAAAACCGAAAATTCTTTTCAGAAGATATCAGTTTTCCTGTTGAAAATTGGGTAGGGTCTAAACAAGTTCATGCTGCTAATATTGTAAAGGTAACTAAAGAAGATCGAGGATTAGGCTCTTTAGATTTCGAAACAGCTTTACCTGATACAGATGGCTTATATACATCAGATGAAAATATCCTTTTAACGTCTCTTTATGCAGACTGTGTTCCTCTCTATTTTTTTTCGCCAAACGATCATTTGATAGGACTCGCACATGCGGGATGGAAAGGTACTGTTGCAAAGATCGGTCCAGCAATGATCAACACGTGGCATGTTGAAGAGAATGTTGATGTGAAGTCAGTATTAGCCGCAATTGGTCCTTCTATAGGTCATTGCTGTTATGAAGTAGATGATCGAGTAATAAATGAAGTAAAGGTAGCGTTAGACGGACATGCTGAAGACAGCGTTTATAAGAAAAATACAGCAGGAAATTATCAATTAAACTTAAAAAAACTGAATGAAATCCTTCTCTTAAGAGCTGGAGTACTGCCTGAAAATATAATTGTTTCAGATCAATGTACGAGCTGTCAGAACGATGTGTTCTTTTCGCATCGTAAAGACAATGGCAAGACGGGAAGAATGATGAGTTATATAGGCAGGAAAGGGGATTAA